TCTCGGGAAAGACCGCTTGCCAACCCTGTGGAAAGGTTTGCAGGACGGTCCGGGACGCAAAGAAGCGTTTTATCGGACGGATGCGAGACCGTGGCCGTTGGCCGCACCGATACGGCCTGCTGCTCGACCTCCAGACCTTGCCTGAGCTTCTGGCGATCGCCGGTTACCGGAGCAGGGGGCTTTTGGAAATGTCACCTTGGACAGCTCAAGCCGATCCGGCACATGCTCTCGTGAGGCTTCACCGTATTTCGCCGCCTGTACAAGGGAGCGGCCGATTATGGGGCGCTCATGCGCGAAGGCGAGCCGGACTGGGACAAAGATGCCGAGCCGCCGCAGGGGAAAGGTTACACTACCGACCCGATCGCCGATGTGGCTCGCGTTATGAAGCTTTGAGCTTCCTGGAGCGATGCCGCCCGCAGTGCAGCCGCCGGCCGGCTTCAAGCCCCACCGAAATGGCGACATCACCCCCTGGACCGGCCGTCGACCCAGGGGAAGTGAGACGACGCACCTGATCCTTCCAATCCGTGCAGCCGGCCAACAGTGCTATCCACGCCGGTCACGGCGGCTGTTGATCGCTCTCGCAATGGGTTGCCGCCGTTGTTATCTTCCCTCTACACTGGTCCTCAAGGAGGAGAGGAATGAGAACCTTACGGCCAGACGCGTGTGCAGATTGCGCGCCTGTTTCCGGATGACAGTGCGCTTGAGTTGCGGCCCGCACAAAGGCGGTCGGCCTTGGGATCTCAACCCACACGGCACTTCAAACACAAGGAGATGAAGATGAGCCATCACCTGACCACCGTTGCCTATACCCTCTGGACCTGCGGAATTGTTCTTCAGTCTGCGTGCTCGCAACTGGCGGGTACCGGCAACGGCATCCCGGACGCGGCGGCGGACAAAGCCGTCGGGGCTCAGCGTCCCGCGGATGCCGGAGCCACCCGCCGCCCGAACGTGTTGCTGATCATCTCGGATGACCTCAACAACTCGCTGGGCTGCTATGGCTGCCCGGTCGCGATCACCCCGAACATCGATCGGCTGGCCGCACAGGGCGTGCGTTTTGATCGGGCATACTGCCAGTATCCACTATGCAATCCGAGCCGGGCTTCGTTCATGACCGGCAGGCGGCCGGACACGACGGGGGTACTGGAGAATCGCACGCACTTTCGCGAGAACCTGCCGGACGTGCTCACGCTGCCGCAGTTGTTTCAGCAGGTCGGATACTTTGCCGCCCGCGTGGGAAAGATCTATCACTACGGCGTGCCCGGTCAGATCGGAACCGACGGTCTGGACGATGCGCCCTCGTGGAATCTGCGAATCAACCCCCGTGGACGCGACAAGGATGACGAAGACGAAGTGATCCAATACACCGGCCCAAAAGGCTCGCTGGGGGCCGCCATCTCCTTTCTCGCCGCCGAAGGGACGGACGAAGAGCAGACCGACGGCAAGATCACCGGCGAGGTGATTCGGCTGATGGAGGAGAACAAGAATCGGCCGTTCTTCATCGCCTGCGGTTTTTTCAGGCCGCATGTTCCCTGCATCGCGCCGAAAGCCTATTTCCGGCAGCATCCGCTTCCGACACTGTCGCTTCCGCAGGAGCCAGCGGATCACCTTGCGTTGATTCCCGAAGCCGCCCTCCAGGTCAGGCCGCCGAACTACGGCCTGACGGAGGGTCAGCTCAAGAACTTCCTTCAGGCCTATCACGCCTGCGTGTCCTTCGTCGATGCCCAGGTGGGCAGATTGATGGACGCGCTGGTCCGCTTTGAGCTTGCCGACAACACCGTTGTCTTGCTCTTGGGCGACCACGGCTGGTTGCTCGGCGAGCACGGGCAGTGGCAGAAAATGAGCCTGTTCGAGGAATCCGCGCGAGTGCCGCTGATCATTGCGGCCCCCGGAACCAAGGGCAAGGGCAAAGCATGCCCCCGCACGGTCGAGTTGGTGGACGTCTACCCGACCCTGGCCGCCCTCTGCGGAATCGATCCCAAGGGAGCCGAGGGTGCGAGCCTGGTGCCCTTGCTCAACGACCCGCAGGCAAGCTGGTCCAAGCCCGCGCTCACCCAGGTTTCGCGAGGGACCCGCCTCGGAACCACTGCCGCCGCCCAATCAGGACAGCGGGGCTTCATGGGCCGCAGTCTGCGAACGGAGCGCTGGCGTTATACCGAATGGGATGAAGGCCGGCAGGGCACCGAGCTGTACGATCATCAGAACGACCCCAAGGAGTACCGCAATCTGGCGAACGATCCGGCCTATGCCGACATGGCTGCGAAGCTCAGACAGATGCTTCGTTCGCGGAGCTGACCGGTGGTTGCGTGAAACGGCTGCCGGCGACCTGGGGAAACGGCCGCGCGTCGGGCGGTGTTGGGGGTCCGCCGGCCAATGCGTTCACCCGACGCGCCGAAAACGGCCCCGGCGGTGATCATGATGACAGTAAATGGCGGTTCACCGGCTGGAGGAGTAGATCGATGCAGACAATCGCGTTGTCTCTGAAGATGCCGCTCGTCCGCTGTTGCAAGCGCATCGCCGCATCGCGAGGGCGGGATTCGCGGCGCGCCGGTCTCCTGGTCGTCTGCGTGGCGACGGGCCTTTCGGCGCTTTCGTGTGCCTCGCCGTCGCGGAGGGCCGACCTCGTCACGCCAACGGCTCGCCCGAACTTTGTGCTGATCCTCGTGGATGACCTCGGCTGGGCGGAGCTGGGCTGCTACGGCAACCGTTTCAACGAAACGCCCCATCTTGACCGGCTGGCCAATCGCGGCGTGCAGTTCACCAACGCCTACGCGGCCGCACCGGTGTGCTCGCCAACCCGGGCGGCGTTGATGACCGGCCAATACCCGGCTCGCGTCGGTATCACCGACTACTTGCGGGCAGACGACGAGCGATTCCTTTCGCCGGAGTATCACACGCTGGCCGAGGCCCTTCGTGACGCAGGCTACGCCACGGGCCTGCTTGGCAAGTGGCACCTCACCGGGGACTACCGGCTCAAGCGGGGCGAACCCTCGCTGCACGGATTTGACGAGGTGATATGCTCGGAAACCCGTTACATCGGCGCCGGGAGCTACTTTGCTCCCTACCTGTTCATGCCCGAGGTGACGGGTCCGAGAGGTGAATACCTGACCGACCGACTCAATCGCGAGGCAGTCGATTTCATCCGACGGCACAAGGACAGGCCGTTCTTCCTGTATCTCTCGCATTACTCGGTGCATACGGTGCTAGCCGCCAAACCGGAAATGATCGAGCACTTCGCGGCCAAGCGCGGTGTGGGCAAGACCCGGAACAACCCCGTCCTGGCGGCCATGCTGGCGAGTATCGACGAGGGCGTCGGCAACATCACCTCCGCGCTCGATGAGCTCGGAATCGCCGACCGAACGGTACTCATCTTCGCCTCCGACAACGGCGGCGAACGCCGCGTCACTTCAAATGCTCCTCTTCGCGGCGGCAAGTCGCAGTTGTACGAGGGCGGCATACGTGTGCCGCTGATCATCTATCGCCCCGGCTCGCGCCGCGCGGGCAAAACCTGCAACGTGCCGGTAATCACGCCTGATCTGTACCCCACGCTCATCGAGATGGCGGGCCTGAAGAATCGACCGAACCGCATGATCGACGGCGAAAGCATCGTCGGGTTGCTCGACGGCGATCGGACATTGCAGAGAGATTCGTTGTATTGGCACTACCCGCTCGACCGGCCGCACTTCCTCGGCGGAATGTCCGCGGGGGCGATCCGCCAAGGCAACTACAAGCTCATCGAGTTCTTCGACAACGGAAAGGTCGAACTGTACGACCTGAAGACCGACCTTCGCGAGAGGGAAAACCTGGCCCACAGGATGCCTGAGAAAGCGGCGCAACTCCGTGCCCAGCTCGCCCGCTGGCGGGCCTCTGTCGGCGCAGTAGTGCCCAACTCGGCACCCGCGACCGCGCCAAGCACGTTCCAAGGGAAGACTCGACCCTCCGGTCAAGCACCTGCGCCAAGCCCGCGGCCGCATCTGTTTTCTCCTCCGTCGCCGGGCGATTCCAGGGCTCCCGACGGCTCGCCGGCCACATCGCAATCCTTTTCGGCCACGCTCCCGGCCTCGCTGCTCGATGATCGCGGAACCCTTGTCATGTGGTTCAAGCCCGACAAGCTTCTGCGAGGAGCCGGCCCGACGCTGAGCCTGCTGGAAAGCGACGCGGTCAATGTCCAGCTTCTCTGCACCGACCCGTCGGTGACGCTTGACACCCGCTGGGGCTCCGTGATGACCGGCACCCCGCAGACCGGCGAGAGTCGACCCTACGTCTTTCAGACACTGCTGACGCACCTGAAGGCCGATCGATGGTACCTTGCGACTTGGACCTGGAACACCGCTGATGCGAGCCGCAATGAGTTCTTCCTCGACGGCGTGCGGCAGGAGAACGCGTCTCCGTTCAACTACCCGGGCCAGTTCCGAGCGGCCGGCCGCGATGTGACGCTGACCGTCGGAGGGCCGGGCCTCATCGTCAGCGCCGTCGGTCTGTATGAAGAACCGATCAGCGAGGAGTCGATTAAAGCCCATTGTGAGGCCGCAGGACACACACCCTACACGGATGAGGGGGTGAGGTTCACCGGAGAGAAGTTCATCCCCGTCGACGTGGACTGGGAACATCCTCTTTACAGTACGTCGTTTGAAGACCCCTCAGAACTGAAGGATTGGCGCCTCGAAGGCGGCCGGAGCATGACTGCGGCGAATGGAAAGCTTGTCCTCGAGAGCAACGGGGAATCGACCCGCTCAGAATCGGCCGCGAATCATCTGGTCTGCTGGCTCGATCGCGAAGTGCCCGCCGATTTTCTGCTGGAGTTCGCTGTGCGTCCGGAGAACCGCAACCGAGGTCTGAACATCGTTTTCTTCAACGCACGCGGGTGCAACGGCGAAAACATTTTCGAGCCGCCGATCAAACCTCGGAACGGGACTTTCAGCCAATACCACAGCGGCGATCTCAACAACTACCACATCTCGTACTGGTCGGGTGGTCGTGGCACCTCGAACCTTCGAAAGAACAGGGGCTTCCGCCTGGCAGCCATTGGGAAGGATCTTGTCACTCCGGCACCGCAAGATGCCTTCCAGGTGGTTCGCATTTACAAACGCGGCGGCCAGATCAGGCTCACGATCGACGACGTGCTTTCGCTCTCTTATGACGACGATGGCAAGACGTATGGTCCGATTCACGCGCACTCGGGTTGGATCGGTCTGCGCCAGATGGCCCACACCCAGCGCTGCGAATACGACTACGTCAGGATCTACGTCTTGAAGACCCCGTCTCCGTAATCCGTTTGCCACCGTTCCGCAGGCGATGAGCGGAGCTTGGCCATGTGGTTGCCGGGCTCCTTTGGACACGGCGTTGCGATCTCTGCCTGAACTCTGGAGAATAGGCTCTATGAAGGGCGATACCCTGCAACGTTTCCTGCTTTCTTGTTGTCTGCCATTGTGCATTACGGGCGTGTCGCCGTCCGCGGCCGACCAAGCCCCGGCGCCGCAACGGCCGAACATCATCCTGATCCTGGCCGACGATCTGGGCTTCTCAGATCTTGGCTGCTACGGCTCGGAAATCGCCACGCCCAATCTCGACGCCTTGGCCGCCGGGGGGATGCGATTCACGCAGTTCTACAACGCTGCCCGCTGCTGCCCGTCTCGTGCCGCCCTGCTCACGGGTCAGTATCCCCACGCGGTCGGAGTCGGCCACATGTGCGCTGACTACCAGCTTCCCGGCTATCAGACCGGTCTTTCCGATCGCTGCGTCACCATCGCCGAGGTTCTCCGACAAAGCGGTTACCACGCGCTGATGTCGGGCAAGTGGCACGTCGGTATGGCTCCCGAGCATCGTCCGCTGGTCCGCGGTTTCGAGCACTACTTTGGCATCCTGAGCGGGGCCTGCAATTACTTCCGGCCTGAGCCGCACCGTATGCTCATGCTTGACGACCGCCGGATCGAGCCCGTCGATCCGAGCTTCTACATGACCGACGCCATCACCGAGCGTGCCGTCGAGTACATCGATCAATACGCCGGGCGCGACAAGCCGTTCTTCTTGTACGTCGCCTACACCGCCCCGCACGCGCCGCTGCATGCCCGGCCGGAGGACATCGCCAGATATCGCGGCACCTACCGGGCGGGCTGGGACGAGCTCCGCCAGCGCCGCTACCATCGGATGATCGAGTTAGGCATCATCGATTCCCGCTGGTCGCTCTCGCCGCGCGATCCGGGCGCCGCCGCATGGGACGACGTCTGCGACAAGGATCGCGAGGATCTCAAGATGTCGGTCTTCGCCGCCCAGATCGACCGCATGGACCATGGCGTCGGCCGCATCGTCGAGAAGGTTCGCGTCCGCGGCATCGAGAAGAACACCCTTATTCTTTTCCTCTCCGACAACGGCGGCTGCGCCGAGAACCTTGATGAGGGCAAGCCCGGCGCGCCCATCGGGACGATCGACTCGTCGATCGGCTACGGCCCGCCCTGGGCCAACCTCAGCGACACGCCCTTCCGCCGCTTCAAGCGCATGGCGCACGAAGGGGGCATCGCCACCCCGCTGATCGCCTACTGGCCGTCGGTCATCACCCGAGGCGGAGAAATCACCCACGAGGTCGGACACGTGATCGACCTGTTGCCGACGGTTCTCGACGCAGCGGGTGCTGAATATCCGAAATTCTTCCAGGGCCGCGACATCCGTCCCGCCGACGGCTTAAGCCTGCTGCCCGTGTTGCGGGGCCACCAGCGTGAAGGTCACGAACTGCTGGCGTGGGAGCACGAAGGCCATCGCGCCGTGCGCTGCGGCCGATGGAAGCTTGTCTCTTACTTTCCCGACCCGTGGGAGTTGTACGACCTGGAACTGGACCGCACGGAACTCCACAACCTGGCTGACAGAATGCCTGACAAGGTCCGCGAACTGGCGGATCGCTACGAGGCATGGGCCCGGCGCTGCAACGTTGTGCCCTGGGAGACCATTTCGCGCCGTGCCCGCTCCAAAGCCGACAAGACTTATCTCGAACAAGGCCGGCCCAAGGAGCCGGTGGTGATCGAACCGGGTGAGCCGCAGTTGTTCGTCGACGACTGGATCCTGGATTCGTCCTTGAGTCTCATGCGCATGCTTCACCGGCCGGTCAAGGACAACGGCGGCCAGACTCCGGTCATCGCGCCGCCCGAAGGAGAGAGAGCCCTCGTTGCCAAGGGCTCGATCCTGTTCGACCCGCGTCTCAAGTCGTATGTGATGTTCTGCGAGGCCCTACCCTCGACGAAGATCCATCGGTACATCTCGCCGGACGGACTGACCTGGAGCGATAGCGGTCCGATCGAACTCGATGGGTCCTCTGACATTCGGCGACTGGACCGCGTTGATCCGTCGCCATCGGCGGCGGAGGCCGATGGGAGCGTGCCCGGCGACGAGTCCTACGCCTGTACCGCATGGCGTTACGGGCCGCTGTGGTTGGGCGAATCAGTCGTCTGGCATGGGCGTGATGATTGTCCCTGGTCGGCGGCCGGCTGTGCGGCCATCAAACTCATCAGCAGCCGCGACGGCCTGAACTGGCACAAGGTAGTCTTTGAGGATCTGAGCGGCACGCCCGAAGTTTTCATTCCTGCCGGTCGCCAGGGCGGCAACAACGGCCGCAACGACGGCGGCTGTCTCAGCCTCTTCAGCCAAGGGCCGCTGCGCATCGGCGACGAACTGGTCTTCTATTACGGGGCCTCGTCGTACGGGAAGAACGCGTCCCAGCCCGATGGCGTCAGCGGCGGCGGCATCTTCCGCGCCCGGCTGCGTCCCGACGGCTTTGTCTCGGTCACCGGTCTGGCCCTGACCACCCGACCGCTGCAATTCAAAGGCCGCGAGCTGATCGTCAACAGCAACGGACCGATCATCGTCGAGGCTCTCTCACCCGAGGGCCAGGTCGAAGGCACCGCCTTCCTGGCGACCGACGGCATCGCTCACCTGGTGCGTTTTGCCGGCCGCTCGCTGGCCGACGTCCTGCCCGACAACCACGGCCGCCTCCGTTTCCAGGTCGAGCAAGGCGCCCACCTGTACTCTTTCACCATTCGCTGACGCCGCCGATCGTCAGTTGGAGAAATGGCGGCAACACCCGTGTCGGCGCGCTTCCCCTCGCGTTCGCAATGCCTTCCAGCGATAATCACGTTGTCGTGGCCTCAGGAGTCATGAAAATGAGAGCGAATCCTGCGACCGAATCCTCCGATCATGCGCGGTGCAGACCACGAGACTGCCCGCTCAACGACGGCCTTCGCGTCCTGATGGACGCAGGGAGGAAGGAGCAGCCGCAATGAGCACGGAACCGACCATCATCTGTCCGAACTGCCGAACGGAAATCAGGCTTACCGAATCTCTGGCCGCCCCGCTGATCGAATCGACCCGCCGTGAATTCGAGCAGCGTCTCGCCCGCAAAGATCAGGAAATCGCCAAGCGGGAGCAGGCCATCAAAGAGCGCGAGAGCGCCCTCGCCCGCGAGAAGGAATCGGTCGACCAGCAGGTCCTGGAGAAGCTCAAGCAGGAGCGAACGAGAATCGCCGCCGAAGAAGCCAGGAAGGCCAAGCTCGCCCTGGCGAACGACCTGGATCAGAAAGCCAGGGAACTTGCCGATCTTCAGGAGATCCTCAAGCAGCGCGACCAGAAACTGGCCGAGGCCCAGAAGGCCCAAGCCGAGCTGATCCGCAAACAGCGAGAGCTGGACGATGCCCAGCGCGAGATGGAACTCACCATCGAAAAACGCGTTCAGGAATCATTGGACAAGACCCGCGAACAGGCAAAACGCGAGGCCGAGGAGCAGTTGAGGCTCAAGGTGATGGAGAAAGAGCAGACCATTGCTTCCATGCAGAAGCAGATTGAGGAGCTGAAGCGCAAGGCTGAACAGGGCTCGCAACAGCTTCAAGGCGAGGTCCAGGAACTGCAGCTCGAATCTCTTCTCGCGGCCCGGTTTCCGCAAGACGTCTTTGAGCCGGTGCCCAAGGGCGAACACGGCGGCGATCTTCTTCAGCGGGTTGTCGCGCCCACCGTGGGCCGGTGCGGCACGATCCTCTGGGAGTCCAAGCGGACCAAGGCCTGGAGCGAGGGCTGGCTGCCCAAGCTGCGCGAGGATCAACGCGCCGCCCAGGCCGAGATCGCCATTATTGTGAGCCAGGCGATGCCCAAGGGCATCGAGTCGTTTGACATGATTGACGGCGTCTGGGTGACGCACCCGCGAACGGCGATTCCGGTCGCCATGGCCGTGCGCCAGACTCTCGTGGAGGTC
The window above is part of the Phycisphaerae bacterium genome. Proteins encoded here:
- a CDS encoding sulfatase, with the translated sequence MSHHLTTVAYTLWTCGIVLQSACSQLAGTGNGIPDAAADKAVGAQRPADAGATRRPNVLLIISDDLNNSLGCYGCPVAITPNIDRLAAQGVRFDRAYCQYPLCNPSRASFMTGRRPDTTGVLENRTHFRENLPDVLTLPQLFQQVGYFAARVGKIYHYGVPGQIGTDGLDDAPSWNLRINPRGRDKDDEDEVIQYTGPKGSLGAAISFLAAEGTDEEQTDGKITGEVIRLMEENKNRPFFIACGFFRPHVPCIAPKAYFRQHPLPTLSLPQEPADHLALIPEAALQVRPPNYGLTEGQLKNFLQAYHACVSFVDAQVGRLMDALVRFELADNTVVLLLGDHGWLLGEHGQWQKMSLFEESARVPLIIAAPGTKGKGKACPRTVELVDVYPTLAALCGIDPKGAEGASLVPLLNDPQASWSKPALTQVSRGTRLGTTAAAQSGQRGFMGRSLRTERWRYTEWDEGRQGTELYDHQNDPKEYRNLANDPAYADMAAKLRQMLRSRS
- a CDS encoding DUF1961 family protein, whose protein sequence is MQTIALSLKMPLVRCCKRIAASRGRDSRRAGLLVVCVATGLSALSCASPSRRADLVTPTARPNFVLILVDDLGWAELGCYGNRFNETPHLDRLANRGVQFTNAYAAAPVCSPTRAALMTGQYPARVGITDYLRADDERFLSPEYHTLAEALRDAGYATGLLGKWHLTGDYRLKRGEPSLHGFDEVICSETRYIGAGSYFAPYLFMPEVTGPRGEYLTDRLNREAVDFIRRHKDRPFFLYLSHYSVHTVLAAKPEMIEHFAAKRGVGKTRNNPVLAAMLASIDEGVGNITSALDELGIADRTVLIFASDNGGERRVTSNAPLRGGKSQLYEGGIRVPLIIYRPGSRRAGKTCNVPVITPDLYPTLIEMAGLKNRPNRMIDGESIVGLLDGDRTLQRDSLYWHYPLDRPHFLGGMSAGAIRQGNYKLIEFFDNGKVELYDLKTDLRERENLAHRMPEKAAQLRAQLARWRASVGAVVPNSAPATAPSTFQGKTRPSGQAPAPSPRPHLFSPPSPGDSRAPDGSPATSQSFSATLPASLLDDRGTLVMWFKPDKLLRGAGPTLSLLESDAVNVQLLCTDPSVTLDTRWGSVMTGTPQTGESRPYVFQTLLTHLKADRWYLATWTWNTADASRNEFFLDGVRQENASPFNYPGQFRAAGRDVTLTVGGPGLIVSAVGLYEEPISEESIKAHCEAAGHTPYTDEGVRFTGEKFIPVDVDWEHPLYSTSFEDPSELKDWRLEGGRSMTAANGKLVLESNGESTRSESAANHLVCWLDREVPADFLLEFAVRPENRNRGLNIVFFNARGCNGENIFEPPIKPRNGTFSQYHSGDLNNYHISYWSGGRGTSNLRKNRGFRLAAIGKDLVTPAPQDAFQVVRIYKRGGQIRLTIDDVLSLSYDDDGKTYGPIHAHSGWIGLRQMAHTQRCEYDYVRIYVLKTPSP
- a CDS encoding arylsulfatase — its product is MKGDTLQRFLLSCCLPLCITGVSPSAADQAPAPQRPNIILILADDLGFSDLGCYGSEIATPNLDALAAGGMRFTQFYNAARCCPSRAALLTGQYPHAVGVGHMCADYQLPGYQTGLSDRCVTIAEVLRQSGYHALMSGKWHVGMAPEHRPLVRGFEHYFGILSGACNYFRPEPHRMLMLDDRRIEPVDPSFYMTDAITERAVEYIDQYAGRDKPFFLYVAYTAPHAPLHARPEDIARYRGTYRAGWDELRQRRYHRMIELGIIDSRWSLSPRDPGAAAWDDVCDKDREDLKMSVFAAQIDRMDHGVGRIVEKVRVRGIEKNTLILFLSDNGGCAENLDEGKPGAPIGTIDSSIGYGPPWANLSDTPFRRFKRMAHEGGIATPLIAYWPSVITRGGEITHEVGHVIDLLPTVLDAAGAEYPKFFQGRDIRPADGLSLLPVLRGHQREGHELLAWEHEGHRAVRCGRWKLVSYFPDPWELYDLELDRTELHNLADRMPDKVRELADRYEAWARRCNVVPWETISRRARSKADKTYLEQGRPKEPVVIEPGEPQLFVDDWILDSSLSLMRMLHRPVKDNGGQTPVIAPPEGERALVAKGSILFDPRLKSYVMFCEALPSTKIHRYISPDGLTWSDSGPIELDGSSDIRRLDRVDPSPSAAEADGSVPGDESYACTAWRYGPLWLGESVVWHGRDDCPWSAAGCAAIKLISSRDGLNWHKVVFEDLSGTPEVFIPAGRQGGNNGRNDGGCLSLFSQGPLRIGDELVFYYGASSYGKNASQPDGVSGGGIFRARLRPDGFVSVTGLALTTRPLQFKGRELIVNSNGPIIVEALSPEGQVEGTAFLATDGIAHLVRFAGRSLADVLPDNHGRLRFQVEQGAHLYSFTIR
- a CDS encoding DUF2130 domain-containing protein — translated: MSTEPTIICPNCRTEIRLTESLAAPLIESTRREFEQRLARKDQEIAKREQAIKERESALAREKESVDQQVLEKLKQERTRIAAEEARKAKLALANDLDQKARELADLQEILKQRDQKLAEAQKAQAELIRKQRELDDAQREMELTIEKRVQESLDKTREQAKREAEEQLRLKVMEKEQTIASMQKQIEELKRKAEQGSQQLQGEVQELQLESLLAARFPQDVFEPVPKGEHGGDLLQRVVAPTVGRCGTILWESKRTKAWSEGWLPKLREDQRAAQAEIAIIVSQAMPKGIESFDMIDGVWVTHPRTAIPVAMAVRQTLVEVAAARQAGEGQQTKMELIYQYLTGPRFRLRVQAIVEAFSTMQEDLEKERRAITKQWEKRREQLDRVMYATVGMYGDLQGIAGKTLQEIEGLDLHLPEQDSSRGQPRLP